The Fusobacterium necrophorum subsp. necrophorum genome has a window encoding:
- a CDS encoding conjugal transfer protein, with protein MIGLVILFIALIILYLGVILFAGATFVKISLFALDKLVVFIASWYYTHHYFSVKFSSGYAIYFWDVLAAILAVVIYSVLFQFIHKKFKVVGKILNLAISFFSSMTVYCILVHGFITNEKSYFLPLLKNEFMNQVVNYIIISIISLVVWKRREDYLVETHDK; from the coding sequence ATGATTGGGTTGGTTATTCTTTTTATAGCCTTAATTATACTATATTTGGGAGTCATTCTATTTGCAGGAGCAACATTTGTAAAAATCAGCTTGTTTGCACTGGACAAACTTGTAGTATTTATAGCGAGCTGGTATTATACTCACCATTATTTTTCAGTAAAATTCTCATCCGGATATGCCATATATTTTTGGGATGTGCTTGCAGCAATATTGGCAGTAGTAATATATTCTGTTTTATTTCAATTCATACACAAAAAATTTAAAGTGGTAGGAAAAATTTTGAATTTAGCTATTTCATTTTTTAGTTCTATGACGGTATATTGTATTTTGGTACATGGATTTATTACAAATGAAAAATCCTATTTTCTGCCACTCTTAAAGAATGAGTTTATGAATCAGGTAGTCAATTATATTATAATCTCCATTATTTCTTTGGTTGTGTGGAAAAGAAGAGAGGACTATCTTGTAGAAACACACGACAAATAA